The Methanosphaera sp. BMS genome contains a region encoding:
- a CDS encoding DUF4013 domain-containing protein produces the protein MDFGYVLENSLRYPLSDFKKLVILSIPAIILQVMTFLMNFMDFTIGTNVDSYIENASGMDYGLLLMGLLLILLIYLAVTIINSGISIETIKKSFGSVELPDFDIQRFFVSGLKAVIVRIGYFIIPTIIFIIAWALLMVTLNSYYYSDSDAIIGLILLFVIVLALIMFILLGIMDFVAIARLAETNSLSEAFDVKNIYNLAKQIGIGNIFAIEIIFVIIMFLILLVFSFAGIIPLIGNIIMAIATTYLLLANARMISLVYQSRLVPQYNAMYQPGAPNYQSRYADESGNQVQGGYNQVPGGYYPPNQGYPPNQGYNQPNQGYPQHGYNQPQQGYNQQNNPSQSYDNSQNQYQQNYPNGNPEQSGNDSPINDNQNNNDLDFKNTDSSNNDKKGEN, from the coding sequence ATGGATTTTGGTTACGTACTCGAGAATTCATTAAGATATCCATTGTCGGATTTTAAAAAGTTGGTGATACTGTCCATACCTGCTATAATATTACAGGTAATGACATTTCTCATGAATTTCATGGACTTCACAATTGGTACGAATGTTGATAGTTATATTGAAAATGCATCCGGGATGGATTATGGATTGTTATTGATGGGTTTATTGCTTATTTTGTTAATATACTTGGCAGTAACTATAATAAATTCTGGAATAAGCATTGAAACGATAAAGAAATCATTTGGATCTGTTGAATTACCTGATTTTGATATACAAAGATTCTTTGTAAGTGGATTAAAAGCTGTTATTGTTCGTATTGGATATTTCATCATTCCGACAATCATCTTTATTATTGCATGGGCATTATTGATGGTTACGCTAAACTCATATTATTACAGTGATTCGGATGCAATAATTGGATTGATACTGCTTTTTGTAATAGTTCTAGCATTGATAATGTTTATCCTACTTGGAATTATGGATTTTGTTGCCATTGCACGTCTGGCAGAAACAAACAGTTTATCTGAAGCATTTGATGTAAAAAACATATATAATCTTGCAAAACAGATAGGTATAGGAAACATCTTTGCTATAGAGATAATATTTGTAATAATAATGTTTTTGATATTATTAGTATTTTCATTTGCAGGTATTATTCCATTGATTGGTAATATTATCATGGCAATTGCGACAACATACCTGTTATTGGCTAATGCACGTATGATTAGTTTGGTATATCAAAGTCGATTAGTACCCCAATATAATGCCATGTATCAACCGGGTGCTCCTAACTATCAGTCAAGATATGCTGATGAATCAGGTAATCAGGTTCAAGGAGGATATAACCAAGTACCTGGCGGTTATTATCCACCAAATCAGGGATATCCGCCAAATCAGGGTTATAATCAGCCTAATCAAGGTTATCCACAGCATGGTTATAATCAGCCACAACAAGGTTATAATCAACAAAACAATCCAAGTCAAAGCTATGATAATTCACAGAATCAATATCAACAGAATTATCCAAACGGCAATCCGGAACAATCCGGAAATGATTCTCCAATAAATGATAATCAAAACAACAATGATTTGGACTTTAAAAACACAGATTCATCCAATAATGATAAAAAAGGTGAAAACTAA
- the uvrB gene encoding excinuclease ABC subunit UvrB, giving the protein MSKFNLHSDYKAFGDQPQAIKSLVEHFQNGSKEQVLEGVTGSGKTFTMANVIEQLDKPTLVMSHNKTLAAQLFEEFKEFFPDNAVEYFVSYYDYYQPEAYVAQTDTFIDKESSVNEEIDRLRHSATQSLLTRDDVIVVSSVSCIYGIGSPEDYAEFTLQLEKEQIITREEIIRSLVEMQYNRNDIEFERGKFRVRGDVLEIFPINANYALRIEMWGDEIDVIYKIDHLKYNIIEELRKVIIFPAKHFVIAREKQEIAINNIKKELAERVNTFNATGKYVEAQRIEQRTNFDIEMIQELGYCSGIENYSMHMNGRTWGETPYSLLRYFPDDYLTIIDESHVTVPQIRGMYEGDRARKENLVQYGFRLPSAKENRPLRFDEFMAQQNQVLYVSATPAPFELGRSQNKVEQIIRPTGLVDPKPIIRPVKNQVDDLLGEIRKRVQNDQRVLVTSLTKKMAEDLTDYYIKMDIKARYLHSEITTLERTEIIDDLRRGEFDCLIGVNLLREGLDLPEVSLVAILDADKEGFLRSQTSLIQTIGRAARNVDGEVILYADVMTDSVRNAVEITERRRKIQIKYNQDHDIIPRSVVRKLKDKKIKEKMDDLQDIDNITSDEVDEMIKELEKQMKQAAKELDFERAAKLRDQIIQLKE; this is encoded by the coding sequence ATGTCAAAATTCAACCTACATTCAGATTATAAAGCATTTGGAGATCAACCCCAAGCTATCAAATCCCTCGTTGAACACTTCCAAAACGGCAGCAAGGAACAGGTGCTTGAGGGTGTAACAGGTTCCGGTAAAACATTTACCATGGCCAATGTTATTGAACAGCTGGATAAACCAACACTTGTCATGAGCCACAACAAAACATTGGCGGCACAGCTTTTTGAGGAATTCAAGGAATTCTTCCCGGACAATGCAGTTGAGTATTTTGTTAGTTATTATGATTATTACCAGCCGGAGGCATATGTAGCCCAGACCGATACATTTATAGATAAGGAATCATCAGTTAATGAGGAAATTGACCGTTTAAGACATTCAGCCACACAGTCACTTCTTACCCGTGATGACGTAATTGTAGTAAGCAGCGTATCATGCATCTATGGTATCGGTTCTCCGGAGGATTATGCGGAGTTTACACTGCAGCTTGAAAAGGAACAGATCATCACACGTGAGGAGATTATCAGATCACTTGTTGAAATGCAGTATAATCGTAATGATATTGAATTTGAAAGGGGTAAGTTCAGGGTACGGGGAGATGTACTTGAAATCTTTCCGATTAACGCTAACTATGCCCTTAGAATAGAGATGTGGGGAGATGAAATTGATGTCATATACAAGATTGACCATTTGAAGTACAACATCATCGAAGAATTGAGAAAGGTAATCATCTTTCCTGCCAAGCACTTCGTTATAGCCAGAGAAAAACAGGAAATAGCAATAAATAACATTAAAAAGGAATTGGCCGAGCGTGTCAACACATTCAATGCCACGGGCAAATATGTTGAAGCCCAACGTATTGAACAGCGTACTAACTTTGATATTGAAATGATCCAGGAATTGGGTTACTGCAGCGGTATTGAAAACTATTCAATGCACATGAACGGAAGAACATGGGGTGAAACACCATACTCCCTGCTTAGATACTTCCCGGATGATTACTTGACAATCATCGACGAATCACACGTTACAGTACCACAGATTCGGGGCATGTATGAAGGTGACCGTGCAAGAAAGGAAAACCTCGTACAGTATGGATTCAGACTTCCAAGTGCAAAGGAAAACCGGCCGTTGAGATTTGATGAATTCATGGCACAACAGAACCAGGTCTTGTATGTATCGGCTACTCCCGCACCATTTGAATTGGGACGTTCACAGAATAAGGTTGAACAGATTATCAGGCCAACGGGACTGGTTGATCCAAAACCTATCATAAGACCTGTCAAAAACCAGGTGGATGACCTGTTAGGTGAGATTAGAAAACGTGTACAGAACGACCAGAGAGTGCTTGTTACCAGTCTGACCAAGAAGATGGCGGAGGACTTGACTGACTACTACATCAAGATGGACATAAAGGCAAGATATCTTCACTCCGAGATAACGACTCTTGAGCGTACCGAGATTATTGACGACCTACGTCGTGGAGAATTTGATTGCCTTATAGGGGTTAACCTTTTAAGGGAGGGATTGGATTTGCCTGAGGTATCACTTGTGGCAATTCTTGATGCCGACAAGGAGGGTTTCCTACGATCACAGACATCACTTATACAGACCATCGGTAGAGCTGCACGTAACGTTGACGGTGAAGTAATATTATATGCTGACGTTATGACCGACAGCGTACGTAATGCCGTTGAAATAACAGAGCGTAGAAGAAAGATACAGATTAAATACAACCAGGATCATGACATCATACCTAGAAGTGTTGTACGTAAACTTAAAGACAAGAAGATTAAAGAGAAAATGGATGACCTTCAGGACATCGACAACATTACATCCGATGAAGTGGATGAAATGATTAAGGAACTGGAAAAACAGATGAAACAGGCCGCCAAGGAACTTGACTTTGAACGTGCAGCCAAACTGAGAGATCAGATAATCCAACTCAAAGAATAA
- the uvrA gene encoding excinuclease ABC subunit UvrA, with protein sequence MQSKDKLRKEAIQNKKIIVKGAREHNLQNIDLTIPRDEFIVITGLSGSGKSSLAFDTIYAEGQRRYVESLSAYARQFLGQMEKPEVDYIEGLSPAISIDQKTTRVNPRSTVGTVTEIYDYLRLLYARIGIAHCYNCGKEISQQTPGQISQIIIDENEHQKILVLAPVVKDRKGMHLKVFEKLKEKGFVRVRVDGEILSLDEDIKLNKNNKHVIEVVVDRLKVANNENFRKRLVESVETALDIGDGLVTIASNDADTPDQIYSEALACPDCGISFTEISPRMFSFNNPQAACPLCNGIGSTMEADPDLVVPDKTLSIHEGAIKPWSNSTKTDTYYNRLLAGVANHYGFNLDVPYHTLSQKHKDILLYGSGDENITFTFETSGKIRNKTKPFEGVIPYMKRLFIETKSRYRRKATRTYMSLNDCPMCHGDRLKPEMLAVTVGDINIADLTKLSLSDCQEFFNNLELTERQEFIGHEILKEINERLSFLNDVGLNYLTLARSSGTLSGGEAQRIRLATQIGSRLVGVLYVLDEPSIGLHQKDNMKLIETLKHLRDIGNTLIVVEHDEETILEADHVVDIGPGAGEHGGLLIAQGTPEEVKNNENSLTGQYLSGKKSIPIPKKRHEGNGKKITVIGASENNLKNINVDFPLGEFICVTGVSGSGKSTLVNEILYHGIDEILTHKHKHKVGKHKSIKGVENIDKIIVIDQSPIGRTPRSNPATYIGLFTHIRELFAQTPESKQRGYKPGRFSFNVKGGRCEACSGDGIVQIEMHFLADVYVPCEVCDGKRYNHETLDVRYKGKNINDVLEMTCDEALEFFEHLPKIKRKLQTLVDVGLGYIKLGQPATTLSGGEAQRVKLAKELSRQNTSNTLYILDEPTTGLHFEDINKLLKVLCKLRNQGNTLIVIEHNLDVIKTADYIIDLGPDGGKYGGELIASGTPEEIIKTDTYTAQYLRSTLEKE encoded by the coding sequence ATGCAATCTAAGGATAAATTAAGAAAAGAAGCAATTCAAAATAAAAAGATAATAGTTAAAGGTGCCAGGGAGCATAACCTGCAAAATATTGACCTGACAATCCCACGTGACGAATTCATTGTAATAACAGGTCTTAGTGGTTCAGGTAAATCCTCACTGGCATTCGACACGATATACGCCGAGGGACAACGCAGATATGTCGAGTCATTGTCTGCATATGCCCGACAGTTTCTTGGACAGATGGAAAAGCCTGAAGTGGATTACATCGAAGGATTATCCCCAGCCATATCCATTGACCAGAAGACAACACGTGTAAATCCACGTTCAACCGTGGGAACCGTTACGGAAATATATGATTATCTTAGATTATTATATGCCAGAATTGGAATTGCCCACTGTTACAACTGTGGAAAGGAAATATCCCAACAGACGCCCGGCCAGATATCACAGATAATAATTGATGAAAATGAACACCAGAAGATACTGGTACTGGCCCCCGTAGTCAAGGACCGTAAGGGAATGCATCTTAAGGTCTTTGAAAAACTAAAGGAAAAGGGTTTTGTAAGAGTAAGAGTAGATGGTGAAATATTATCCTTAGATGAAGATATTAAACTTAACAAGAACAACAAGCATGTCATAGAGGTTGTAGTGGACAGACTTAAGGTGGCCAATAATGAAAACTTCAGAAAACGACTGGTCGAATCGGTTGAAACTGCCCTAGATATAGGTGATGGACTTGTAACAATAGCAAGCAATGATGCGGATACGCCAGATCAAATTTATAGTGAGGCACTGGCATGTCCAGATTGTGGTATCAGCTTTACTGAAATCAGTCCACGTATGTTTTCATTCAACAATCCACAGGCTGCATGTCCATTATGTAACGGTATAGGAAGTACCATGGAGGCAGACCCGGACCTGGTTGTACCAGATAAGACATTGAGCATACATGAAGGTGCAATAAAGCCTTGGAGTAACTCCACTAAAACGGACACATACTACAATAGGCTGCTGGCGGGTGTTGCCAACCATTACGGATTTAATCTTGACGTCCCATACCACACGTTAAGCCAGAAACATAAGGACATACTGTTATACGGCAGCGGTGATGAAAACATAACGTTTACCTTTGAAACTTCCGGAAAAATAAGAAATAAGACAAAACCATTTGAGGGCGTAATTCCATACATGAAGCGGTTGTTTATCGAAACAAAGTCACGTTACAGAAGAAAGGCCACCCGTACATACATGTCCCTTAATGATTGTCCGATGTGTCACGGTGACAGGCTCAAACCAGAGATGCTTGCAGTTACAGTGGGAGACATTAACATTGCAGATTTGACCAAGCTCTCACTCAGTGACTGTCAGGAATTCTTTAATAACCTCGAGTTAACCGAAAGACAGGAGTTTATCGGACATGAAATTCTTAAGGAAATCAATGAGCGATTATCCTTTTTAAATGACGTGGGACTTAACTATCTTACACTTGCCCGTTCATCAGGTACTCTCTCCGGTGGTGAGGCTCAGAGAATTAGACTGGCCACACAAATCGGTAGTCGATTGGTCGGAGTATTATATGTGCTTGACGAGCCGTCGATAGGTCTTCATCAAAAGGACAATATGAAACTTATCGAAACGTTAAAACACCTACGGGACATTGGAAATACTTTGATAGTTGTGGAGCATGATGAAGAAACCATTCTTGAGGCCGACCACGTGGTTGATATAGGCCCAGGTGCAGGTGAACATGGAGGACTGCTGATAGCACAGGGAACACCAGAGGAGGTAAAGAACAATGAGAATTCACTTACCGGCCAATACCTGTCAGGCAAGAAGTCCATTCCAATACCTAAGAAGCGTCATGAGGGTAACGGTAAGAAGATAACCGTTATAGGTGCATCCGAAAACAACCTTAAAAACATCAACGTAGACTTTCCTCTTGGTGAATTTATTTGCGTTACCGGCGTAAGCGGTAGCGGTAAAAGTACGTTGGTTAATGAAATACTTTATCATGGAATTGATGAAATATTAACCCATAAGCATAAGCATAAGGTCGGCAAACATAAAAGCATCAAGGGCGTTGAAAATATTGATAAAATCATCGTCATTGATCAATCCCCGATTGGACGTACACCCCGCTCCAATCCCGCAACATATATAGGACTTTTCACACATATACGTGAATTGTTTGCCCAAACTCCTGAGTCAAAACAGCGTGGATACAAGCCGGGCCGTTTCAGCTTTAACGTTAAGGGCGGACGTTGTGAAGCATGCAGCGGTGACGGTATCGTACAGATAGAGATGCACTTCCTGGCTGATGTATATGTGCCGTGTGAAGTCTGTGATGGTAAACGTTACAATCATGAGACCCTTGATGTTCGTTATAAGGGAAAAAACATCAATGATGTGCTGGAGATGACCTGTGATGAGGCACTTGAATTCTTCGAACATCTGCCTAAGATTAAAAGGAAGCTTCAGACACTTGTGGATGTTGGTTTAGGTTATATCAAATTAGGTCAGCCTGCAACGACTTTATCGGGTGGAGAGGCACAACGTGTTAAACTTGCAAAGGAACTTAGTCGTCAGAATACATCCAATACATTGTATATCTTGGATGAGCCTACAACAGGTCTTCACTTCGAGGACATCAACAAGCTCCTTAAGGTATTGTGTAAGTTGAGAAATCAGGGAAACACATTGATTGTCATTGAGCACAATCTTGATGTTATAAAGACCGCTGATTATATCATTGACCTGGGACCGGATGGGGGTAAGTATGGTGGTGAGTTGATAGCCAGCGGTACACCGGAGGAAATTATCAAGACAGACACATATACTGCCCAATATCTGAGGAGTACACTTGAAAAAGAATAG
- a CDS encoding MBL fold metallo-hydrolase: MKMKLQFLGTGGGRFATISQKRMTGGFRIDDMGKRNIHVDPGPGALVRSHQYGLNPRKINMLLVSHCHTDHYNDAEVLIEAMTQGMTKRTGHVIASESVLNGHEDIGPGISRYHQTKPTVSTIHPGDVIKNGPITVRGTATHHGDPTCTGFNIDYNGFSISYTADTEYFPELHEDHEGADVLIGCVIKEGERRIKGHLRTMDFQQLIEEVQPKLAIMTHLGVNLIMNNPFQNTRVITQNTGVRTIAATDGLAINLDPYLED, translated from the coding sequence ATGAAAATGAAACTCCAATTCTTAGGAACTGGTGGAGGTAGATTTGCAACGATTAGCCAGAAAAGAATGACAGGTGGTTTCAGAATTGATGATATGGGTAAGAGAAATATCCATGTTGACCCAGGACCTGGTGCACTAGTACGTAGTCACCAATATGGATTAAATCCACGTAAAATTAACATGTTACTTGTAAGCCATTGCCATACCGACCATTACAACGATGCAGAAGTATTAATAGAAGCTATGACACAAGGAATGACAAAAAGAACAGGACATGTAATTGCAAGTGAAAGCGTTTTGAACGGACATGAGGATATTGGTCCGGGGATATCACGATATCATCAAACCAAACCAACAGTCTCGACAATTCATCCAGGAGATGTTATCAAGAATGGCCCAATTACAGTAAGAGGTACTGCTACTCATCACGGCGATCCTACCTGCACTGGATTCAATATTGATTACAACGGTTTCTCCATTAGTTATACTGCAGATACTGAGTATTTTCCGGAGTTACATGAAGACCACGAAGGTGCGGATGTATTGATTGGCTGTGTGATTAAAGAAGGAGAACGCAGAATAAAAGGCCATTTAAGGACTATGGACTTTCAACAGTTAATCGAAGAAGTTCAGCCAAAACTAGCAATAATGACACACTTGGGGGTTAATCTTATAATGAATAATCCATTCCAGAATACAAGAGTTATAACCCAAAATACTGGTGTTAGAACTATTGCAGCAACTGATGGATTAGCTATAAACTTAGACCCATATTTAGAAGATTGA
- the aroC gene encoding chorismate synthase: MGVNEVSSNSTGKIFKVTTFGSSHGTALGAVIDGCPAGLELTREDIQKELDKRRPGTSKITTSRDEKDQVEILSGIFEGKTDGTPIAAIVRNKDQISKNYDNLINKPRPGHGDLCWYEKYINYDYRGGGRGSGRVTIGHVIGGAVAKKLLERYSITTTAHVTQIYNVKAEKRYTLDKIKENITKNNVRCADLEAARKMEEEILKAKEDGDSLGGIVEVIIDNLPIGLGQPVFDKIDGSLAKVMMNIGAVKGVEVGLGFDCVTLKGSQMNDEFYMDDDKIQSRTNNAGGVLGGMTNSMPLVLRIAVKPTPSISGIQNTINLESGCDDTIDITGRHDPCICPRVTTVAESACNMVIADYMIRAGFIHPDNINK; the protein is encoded by the coding sequence ATGGGTGTAAATGAAGTGTCATCAAATTCAACAGGAAAAATATTTAAGGTAACAACATTCGGTTCAAGTCATGGAACAGCATTGGGGGCAGTAATAGATGGCTGTCCGGCGGGACTTGAATTGACACGTGAGGATATACAAAAAGAACTTGATAAAAGACGACCCGGAACAAGTAAAATAACCACCTCACGTGATGAAAAGGATCAGGTGGAAATACTCTCAGGAATATTTGAGGGTAAGACGGATGGAACACCAATAGCCGCCATAGTAAGAAACAAGGATCAGATTAGTAAAAATTATGACAATCTGATTAACAAGCCAAGACCGGGTCATGGTGACTTATGTTGGTATGAAAAATACATCAACTATGACTATCGTGGTGGAGGACGAGGCAGCGGAAGAGTAACAATCGGCCATGTAATCGGGGGAGCAGTTGCAAAGAAACTGCTTGAAAGATATTCCATAACAACAACGGCACATGTAACGCAGATATATAATGTAAAGGCAGAAAAAAGATACACTCTAGATAAGATAAAGGAAAACATAACAAAAAACAACGTTCGATGTGCCGACCTTGAAGCAGCTCGGAAAATGGAAGAGGAAATATTAAAGGCCAAAGAAGACGGTGACTCACTTGGCGGAATAGTCGAGGTAATCATAGACAATCTGCCTATAGGATTGGGCCAGCCGGTATTTGATAAGATCGATGGAAGCCTGGCAAAGGTGATGATGAATATCGGTGCAGTAAAAGGCGTTGAAGTGGGGCTTGGATTTGACTGCGTAACACTCAAAGGCAGCCAGATGAATGACGAGTTTTATATGGATGATGACAAAATACAAAGCAGAACAAACAATGCAGGAGGAGTACTCGGTGGTATGACCAATTCAATGCCGTTGGTTCTTAGAATAGCAGTAAAGCCGACTCCATCAATAAGTGGCATTCAAAACACGATAAATCTCGAATCTGGATGTGACGATACCATTGACATAACCGGCCGTCATGATCCATGCATATGTCCAAGGGTAACAACCGTGGCAGAATCAGCATGTAACATGGTCATAGCTGATTACATGATAAGGGCGGGATTTATTCACCCTGATAACATTAATAAATAA
- a CDS encoding DUF2283 domain-containing protein — protein sequence MVLHEVYSYDEVADAMFVSIPVDYEFDGVMKVDEGVFLEYDVDKLPKSIEIINVSKKFDVEKEDLIDFKTLKLRFNVDGDRIGINLNLKLKNECEMDLNQHIDNNVKLHDVVNAVSIKQ from the coding sequence ATGGTTTTGCATGAAGTATATTCTTATGATGAAGTTGCTGATGCAATGTTTGTTTCCATACCAGTTGATTATGAGTTTGATGGTGTGATGAAAGTGGATGAGGGAGTATTTTTGGAATATGATGTTGACAAGTTACCTAAGTCAATAGAGATTATTAATGTATCAAAGAAATTTGATGTAGAAAAAGAGGATTTAATCGATTTTAAAACATTGAAATTACGGTTTAATGTTGATGGGGATAGAATTGGTATTAATTTAAATCTTAAACTGAAAAATGAATGTGAAATGGATTTAAATCAACATATCGATAATAATGTTAAATTACATGATGTCGTCAATGCAGTAAGTATAAAACAATAA
- the aroD gene encoding type I 3-dehydroquinate dehydratase, protein MIKIKTNVCASITDNNIEDIIKTVNMIKDEDIDYIELRLDLIDDVNTHIAKELLGQVKHLTDKKIILTNRTKLEGGFFEGSEGERIQILVDNADLADIVDVELFTEKDLIQRVIDAADKTIISYHNFSQTMDFDSLQKIIDEASGMGDIAKIAVKPNSIEDTYVILRLLLENDNLIAISMDNLGTYTRIVAPIMGSPITYASVGNKSAPGQLDIHQTIEMIKQLKHD, encoded by the coding sequence ATGATAAAAATTAAAACCAATGTATGTGCATCAATAACTGATAATAACATTGAAGACATTATTAAGACAGTCAACATGATAAAAGATGAGGATATAGACTATATCGAGTTAAGATTGGATTTGATAGATGATGTCAACACTCACATTGCCAAAGAACTGCTGGGTCAGGTAAAGCATTTGACCGATAAAAAGATAATACTTACAAACAGGACCAAGCTTGAGGGAGGATTCTTTGAGGGAAGCGAAGGTGAGCGTATTCAAATACTCGTTGATAATGCCGATTTGGCCGATATCGTGGATGTGGAACTCTTCACGGAAAAAGATCTTATTCAAAGGGTAATCGATGCCGCCGATAAGACAATCATATCCTATCATAACTTTTCACAAACGATGGACTTTGACAGCCTTCAGAAGATTATAGACGAGGCATCAGGCATGGGAGATATAGCTAAAATAGCTGTTAAACCCAACAGCATTGAAGATACGTATGTGATTTTAAGGCTGCTTTTGGAAAACGATAACCTAATTGCCATAAGTATGGACAATCTGGGTACATATACGAGGATTGTCGCACCGATAATGGGTTCACCCATAACATATGCATCGGTTGGAAACAAATCCGCACCCGGACAGTTGGATATTCATCAGACAATTGAAATGATAAAACAGTTGAAGCATGATTAA
- the sucD gene encoding succinate--CoA ligase subunit alpha: MILLDENTEAIVQGITGKQGSFHTKEMLKYGTNIVAGTSPGKAGQEVEGIPVYNSVEEIKKHHPNINASIIFIPAPFVKDAAFEAISELDLVIIITEHVPIQDSMEIIKYAQENNTTVIGPNTPGIITPEIGKLGIMPTHIFNKGKVGLVSRSGTLTYEIASQITDAGLGQSTCLGVGGDPVTGMDFISALDAFEADPETEMIVLLGEIGGIAEIKAAKYAQENISKPVISFIAGVSAPLGKRMGHAGAIIEGTDGTAQHKKEIMREYGVHVADVPSEIISIIKGL, encoded by the coding sequence TTGATTTTACTTGATGAAAATACTGAAGCTATTGTACAAGGAATTACAGGAAAACAAGGAAGTTTCCACACAAAAGAAATGTTAAAATACGGTACCAACATCGTTGCAGGTACCAGCCCTGGTAAAGCAGGACAAGAAGTAGAGGGCATACCTGTATACAACTCAGTTGAAGAAATCAAAAAACATCACCCTAACATAAACGCAAGTATAATCTTCATTCCGGCACCATTTGTAAAAGATGCCGCATTTGAAGCAATATCCGAATTAGACCTTGTTATTATCATAACAGAACATGTGCCTATACAGGACTCAATGGAAATAATCAAGTACGCACAGGAAAATAATACCACAGTAATCGGACCAAATACTCCAGGTATCATCACACCTGAAATCGGTAAACTGGGAATTATGCCGACACACATATTCAACAAAGGAAAAGTTGGACTGGTATCAAGAAGCGGAACATTAACATATGAAATTGCCAGCCAAATAACAGATGCAGGACTTGGTCAAAGTACATGTCTTGGAGTAGGAGGAGACCCTGTAACAGGTATGGACTTCATTAGTGCATTGGATGCATTTGAAGCAGATCCTGAGACAGAAATGATTGTACTTCTTGGTGAAATAGGTGGAATAGCCGAGATTAAAGCGGCAAAATATGCACAGGAAAACATATCCAAGCCAGTCATATCATTTATTGCAGGTGTATCAGCACCACTAGGTAAACGTATGGGACATGCAGGTGCAATCATCGAAGGTACCGACGGTACAGCCCAACATAAAAAGGAAATCATGAGAGAATATGGAGTACATGTAGCCGATGTACCTAGTGAAATCATTTCAATAATTAAAGGATTATAA